Sequence from the Drosophila innubila isolate TH190305 chromosome 3L unlocalized genomic scaffold, UK_Dinn_1.0 0_D_3L, whole genome shotgun sequence genome:
TCTAGTCAAGCCATTGGCGGATCTGAATCCTAACAATAAACTATACGAACTCAACCTAGAAGTGAGCtcacttaagatttaaataaaataatgtaagtAGTGTCGTTAAAACTTTATCACTTTGCTTTCTACTCAACCAAATCTTCATAATTCTTGCACTCTTCATCACTTTCTGCTCTTCTCTCTTCTTTAAAACTTTAACATACACAATAAAATTCTCATATTTCTCTTTGCACATTTCCCTCTGTCTAAAAATATGAATCTATCTCTTTGCTCTCTCTCCCCCTAGCCCCCCCGCATTGGTCAGTTTTTAGCtcagtattttgtatgtttttggTTTAGTCTGCGGGTCTTACAATGAGAAGTACTTCAAGAACTGTGCAGGCGGCACAGGCTGGGCAAGAGCCAATTGACCGCCAGCCTCCTCGACACGCTGCTTGTAGTCGGGACTCTGGTCGACAATGCACGGATGACCATCGGAGGGCCAGAagaggcagcagcaggagcGGCATAGGGCCAACACCTCAGCGAATTGATAGTCATCGTTGACGCCATAGGTGCGTCGCAGTTGATGATAGATCTGTTTCCAGTCTTTGGTCTCGCCCATCAGCTTGATCTTGTCCAGCTCCAAAATGGTGTTAATCTGTCGCTCATTGAAGTGGAAGCGTGACAGCTCGCGCCAAATGCGCTGCTCCGACACCAGCTTGGCCATTGTCTCCCAGGCCTCGGCGGCCGATTCCAGATCCCGATGATCGGCAATGCACAGGATTATCTCGCGTACACACTCCTCGGGCAGCTCGTGCAGTTTGGGCTTTGCCTCCGGATCTGGCTCCCTGATCTCAATCTGACTTGCCACGCGCTGAATGCGCTTAATCCTTGCCACATGCTCCTGCCACAGATAGGTGCTTCCCAGCGGCTTTCCCCAGCACTTTTGGTTCTCCTGGTTCACAATGTGCTCCAGCTTCAAGGCCAATCCTCGCAGCACATTCGGATGCTGTTGACTGTCGTTGACTGTGGAAGAacagatttaattaaagttttgaCTAGCCTCCAGCTCGATTACTCACCATGTGAGGCCACCTCCTCGACCATTTGGAGCAGCTGACGCTGTGCACTGCCCGGCAGACTGGCTATGCCCTTGTTGGAGACCAACAGCAGGAACGCACAGATATAATGGAAGCGCTTGCGATCCCTCACAGATCGACGGAAATCGAGACGCTTCACTGCCTCGGTTAACCCATTAAAGCCGGCTATCTCACGGGTACAACGTATTGTGATGTGATAATGCGGTGGCATACTCCCGGATTCCTCATCTTCTCCCTCGCTGGTGCTTCCAACCTCTGTGCCCTCTGAGCTGTGACTGTAATTGCATGAAGATATATGTTTGGattgaatgattgtttaaatatagttAGGTGATCTGTAGCCTAAACTGGTCAGTctcttataaatataattatacagTTCTCAAAAAAGTATATGGGTTTTGTAAAGAtatcttaaattaaacaaatatcttACGCAGGCGTATAAGCCCGCTTCAACGTGTTAACAGGGTATAATTTGGCCAAAGTCACAATTCGGAAGTGAATGCAATTGGTCTGTCCAACTGTCTGACCctcacctctctctctccttcctTTAAGTCAACTGTCTTACCAGTTgaacaagtttaaagtgtttttgagattgaattatttgctttatttaagaGATTCGTAAACTGCTTTTTAAGAGGCGGAAacgtttttaagtttttccaGCAACGGTTGCATGTATGTGAGACCCGTTTATTAGATTAAGCAGTTAACTCTGCAGGTAGTGAGGGAAAGACGGGACTAAGAGATTGTCGTGTTTCCTTCaattacaagttttttttaccaatTGCCGCTTGCACAATTACAAGagttaagaaaaaaactaCTACTATTATCaagcaataataatagtttacAATACCCTATGCTTATGAGTTGGGAAGGAAgcgtatataaaaataaatgatggTAAAAATGAATAAGTAAAGCACAAAGAATAATTCGCAAATTAATTGAGAATTATATACGAGTAATACAAAGTGTATAATCCATTATTAAAAAGgcacaacaaataatattatttgttttatatttatttcttgtatTATGCCGAAATTTATCCACAAAGCGAACTCTCAATTTAGTTATCTGTGGTAATTTTAAGCGCTGTCAGTTAGTTAATTGGGCTGACTAGCTGCAGTAAACTGGCCAATAGATCGATATGCCTTGACCATATTTAGAATGCGGCTGAAATTGTACGCCAACCAGGACGAGGACATGTCCTTCGGCgactgcattttaattttcgaccaaACTGGGTCAATTTTTCGCTCTATTTGTGTGAGAGAGTGTCTGTGGCAGTTGATGTATATGTGAGTTGCAATTTATTCAAAGTTTActcaaataaacttttaattgcaGTTTCGTTTAGAAAAACTCCCTGCGccatttttctttcttaaagATTTAAGTACACCTGCAACTGAATATGATTTGGGTaattgtataatataaataaacatattactagttttggccaagttaagtTACTTGATGTTTAGGGTTGTCAACCTACCGCACAGCGTAGTtctatttacaattatttacaaattgcacGCTGTGCAGAAGAAAGTGCAAGCTCTCAAGGCCCCGCCTCCTGggtaatatataataatagcaactgaaacaaagaaattgttattgttgcattcAGTCAGCAGACTCCAGCTCCAAATTCAAACCAACAGACCATGGAATAAGAGAAAtagacagagagtgagagagagtgtaagagagagagagagagggagattgTTGGGGGGCCGACGACCACGTGATTCATATATAAATCAGTCAACGACGTCATCATCAAGCGTTCGTTTACCTTTctttcaaacaaattaaacaaaatgcaatggGATCGCATCGGACAGCTGGCAACTTGGGAATTGGGATCTGAGATCTGGGGATCAGGCACCCGGGGCAATTTCGGCTGCAATTCGCTTCTCTATTTTTAAGTGTATGTGCGACCTTTTTCGACATAAATTATTGTGATTCGGGCGAGTGGAATGGCGTGGACTCAACTCGCGACTCGAGTCAACTTCTAGTCTAATTTTAGAGGAAGTTGGAAGCTATCACATGTCGCTGTCGCTCTCTCACTGATACAATCGGCCGCTATAAATAGACTACATATTCGGGAGTTTTGGTAAATTGGAACCGATTTCAGAGAGCTGCCAAAGTTTGCAAGTTCCATTAGTTTCGTTTCACAGTCCAATGGAAAAAACAAGTCAATTATTATAacgagaaaaagaaaaaaagctaTAAAAAGCGACTGAGATAGATAGAAATGATTAATGCGCACATTACACTGTTCAACAAAGTCAAagaacggttttttttttagtaacttACAAGTTCTCTCATCTAAGACCTGTTTAAAtacaatcttttattttacattgaaCTTAACGCTCTTAAAAGTATATTGTTTGTGCTTTATCAATTTATCTGACTTGCTTTACCATGTTGTCTAGTGTATAAAATGGATTTCAACGCATTTCCATTGGCTGCACCCGACTTTTGAAAGTGtagaaagaaataaagaaaatgagaGTCAATTCAAAAGGCCAACAAATGTTCAGTGGTGAGTGCAGTGAAAGTGGGTCCAAATCTACATCCACATCCACGTCCGCATCCACGTAATGCacattgatttgattttttatgcaatttgaatttcttataatttttaattatgattttcgTGCATTTGGCGATTGCATTTGTAATTGAGAAACTTCAAATGAAAAACTAGCCACTTAACACAGTTACGAAATTTCCACCTAAATTTCGAATGGCATTTCCTAATTACATgcgtcttatttttttaaataataatttttattatgcaattAGTAATTGAGGTTATGCATGAACGACATTTCCTAATATTTCGCCTgtaaaaagctttacttttagttttgtaacttgtgaaaattatattgtagataggttaaaattcaaatctgtacaaaattaaaagctttacATATTTGCTATTTCAAGTATCTTAAGctcttacaaaattaaaactctcagtgaaaagaaattaatgttaaatttcaaAGTAACTGAGATAAAATTTAGCTGAACTCTAAAAATCCTCCTCATTTTCATTAAGTAAGTTCCTTGTACTAACTTGGCTGAGAGTCGGACAGTTAAACGTCATTAAAAATCGATTTGAGGTGGAAAGTCGAGTTGATAAGAGTAAGACGGAACCTTGAGCTTTCAGTGCCGTTACAAACTGCCAAATACAGACGCATACAGACGCACTATTGCCTAAACTTGACCGAGTTGTGGCCTGTTTacttgtgtgtgagtgtgtgtgtgtgtctgtgtgatgAAAGTTTCCAAGGTTATTAGGTTTACGTAAAAACCTCAGCTCGTCCTTCAGCTACTGAGAAGGTTCCCagaaaatatacataagtacTTAAATAttcactatatatataaatagagttTCTTTTGGGGTAAAAGCGTATTCGCTTCTATAGCtaaatttggaatttaaatttcttgttgCTTCCGCATTTTCCTGCCATATAAGTAATATTGTACACCGTGACTGCCtgacaaatgccaaaaatagtTTCCCTTGTTGCATTCGAAAAATCTTCTTTATGACATGTCAAAATATTCactttaaaatgacattttccGTATGCCTGAGCTTTTTCCTCGGCTGCTGCTTTATGTAAATCGTTGAAGGTTTTCAAGTGGATCGACGGCACGGTCTTCCTTTCAATCGCTTGAGATTTGAGCGGGAATTGAaacaatttatagaaaaatcacacttatttgttttctttcttttttgcatttattgcgAGTTTTTTACCCCAGCAACTGGCAATCAATCAAATGGGAGCGTCTAAAAAGGCAACTCTCccatttatttacaatttgtttaattcacCAGCTGCTGTCACTTTCCACTCATTAAAAGTGAGTCACCCTAATGATTATAGGCACACCGTTTTAGATATACTACTTACAAAAAGTATATGCCATATGCTTAAAACAAAAGCTCTACGGACTTAAAAGTAATGctatataatacaattaattgtttCAGCTCATCATTTCgtataattaaagaaacattttGTTTAGTGCTGGCATAAACTCATTCATAAAGATTGTATTATACTTAAGAGTTTCGACATTTTCCGTTTCGTCATTgtggtttgttttgtttactttgatGATGTTTTGTGTATTCATTagctttaacttttaaaaagaaGGTGAAGGGTAGCCCACATTTTGTTATCGAATACATCAATAATAAAGTactgttatattttattctaattatGCACAAAAGTAAATGTTGAATTAGTCAGATAAGAGTTTCAGTAGGTCGTTCAACGACCttggtattttcattttctaaacACGGAGCACTTCCGGTGGCCTTGGCCTTTAATGTGTCAAATATCTTGGGTTATCTTATCGATAAATTGCAGGTTGCgccaattttgacaaaagtgaGCAGATTTCAAGACATATGCAGGAATATTACAGAAATAGACTATTTACACAGAtgttaaacattaaaatattctattgTTTTATTTGGGTTAATTTCAAGGTGACTGCACTACGcaatagaaaaattcaaatcgaTTGTCATCAAGTGTGTTGTGTCAGCGGTGAATTGATTGCTAATCAGAGCTGCGTATTGTCCCTCCGTCATATCAACgatattaacaaaaaagaaacacaataataaataataacaataagacTCACCGCTTGCGTTTGCCACCGCATTCAAGCACCTTTAAACGCTCCCAGCCCTCCTCGGTTTTGACCCAAGCCTCTCCAGGTGACCGAAAATCTTTCGAAATGAACGCCATGtgtagttttattatttacgtAGATTTTATGATGCGTTGCTAATTACTCTTTATTACGTAtaccaaatattatttaattactcgtaggttttattttgtattaagttTAATGTTTATGCGGACGGCGATTTGACTGCTGCAAaagtaagaaatatttttctttcatgaatttcaaaattttatgcaatttttcaaGCACTgctacaaaaatttgttgcgcATTTTCCAAGTTTATTAACAAGTCGCACTCTTTACACTCTTTTCCTCGGCAATGCTCTTATCAGTTATTGTAAAAACAAACGATATTGTAAAAAACAACAGGCTTTATTTGAAGTTTAATTACTTTTGcccaattttttcatttcctACGCTCGCTTGTATAAAACTTTCTTGCGAAAGAGTATAAAAACGTTGACAGTTCGTTGAGCTGCggaatcaaaacaaaatgaaaagcaacCAAATAAAGACAAAGCAGCAGAGCCAGAGAGTgcacaacagaaacaaaacgagagcgagagagcgcaaTATCAGCTGTTCGTTCAGTGTTTTGATGAGTCGAGAGTGGTGAAGAGGGTTAACTGCTTGGCGCTCATGTGGAGCACAAATCGTGCGTTGTTTTGTTGTCTCTTCTCGTAAATCGTGTGCTTGTGAGTGTGCGTGCTGTAGGTACACAGCTGATTTCTGCAATTACgcgtttgttttgcttttgtttttgttattttttttttgttatacattttttccagcttcgttttttaaaacacgcaaccaaatttttatattaacatttgaGCAAACTTTACTTTCATTTCcttaattaagtaattttaatacacAAACTTACGTACATATGCTAGCTATACACATTTATTAATACATACAATAGGTAATTGCTTTGCAATTGTTCAAGTTAAAGCGTAATATATATTCTGTATAGAGTTATTGCTATTATATACTGTTTTTATTACGCACTTGTAAATATTGGCTGGTCTAGTTTTGGATTGTTTTCCACGCTGCTATTGCTTAGCTGTGGCAGTACTCCAGCTCCCACTCAGTCAATTTATAGCACTCTGCGGAACTCAAATAACGATGCTAGCGCACAGCTCCACTGACTCCACGAACTGTTTCACTCGGCGCGATTTACGTTGCATTCGAGCCCCAAAACAGTTTTGCGCGGAGCCTTTTAACAAAGGGCTGCCACCCTATTGAATTCCACGATCTGGCAGCATGTACTATTTTGggtcaaatgtcaaaattggtaGCTTAAAAAAGttgctacttttattttaatttggaaatttgtgcagaatttttgttgaaattttatccgttttttaattttttttttcagaattatattttgaacttCTCTCCCCTTGGGGTGACAAAGTTAACAcctacattaaaatatttacctctaatttatgtaatttcgaattcgaaattttgttaaaattatttatttattccaaagccattgcattttgcaattttcattacctaaaatttaaattgctcgCAACATGAGCCTAGCAACTTATGATAGCAGCATGTTGGCTAGTGATGAAAAATTCGATGTATCGATATCGATTGATACTACTCGAAGCTAAAAGTGGCAAGGCGCGCAATTCAATTTTGAACAACTTTTAAGCTTTGGAGtgcttttataaattaatcgaGTTAGCCGATTAGCGAGACTAGCCAACTTTTTTAGCACCGTCCTCTCTATAATTAgcgctaaaataaaaactaaaagaaatttaatctGCGCTCTTTTGCTGATGATAAGTGAGGAGCATATCGCTAATGAGGAGTAGCTTGTTTAAAGTGAAACATGCTGCCAGATCAGTAAATTCTGAtaggtggcagcctttggaccGGGGGGCAGTCTTTCTTACCTGTGCTGGCAAGTTTTGGGGAggaacaatagctgtttctgttaaatttgttattgtgggtctttgcacagttttaccaaaaatttttatagcaaaacttagctaaatattcataatatcaaatgtaaaaattaatttaataatggaGTTTATTTGTTAGCgggatatatatttaaaatagccagattttcagctaatagcaatttttaaatttttctagcaaacgaacGAGATTTAGCTATTATATAGCTATGTTGGCAACAGtgtttcataatttttgcCGAAAAATTGTAATCACATCATAGAAAATATTATCATCAAGCAGGTGAACTAAAGTAATAATGTCGGCATCGGAACAAGCGCCCAAAATTAAGTACGGAGAAACCGCACCAAAGCTCGACAAGGCGCAGCTGCAGTTCATGAAACTCATCGAGGAACAAAACTTAGATCGCGTGCAAAAATTAAAGCGTGTGCGACGCAATAATTTGTTAACAGCCGGCGCTCTTGGCCTTTCGGTTCTGGCCATTTACGGCTACTCCATATTCTCGGTGCAGCAGGAGAAGTTCCTCGACGACTTCGAGGAGCCCAAGAAGGTGACCACCAATTAAAGCAGCTCCCACAATTCGTTTACTGTTAATCCTCTAGTCGTTAAGcgttttttattcaatatctGTACACAATTCTAAAATCGTTAAAGCAATAACAAGGTAAGTGTTTAACGATTCTGCTTAGATGTGTTGGTAATCCTCGTTGGCCTTGCAGATGTCACAGGCAACGGCACGCATCCTCAAGAGCGGTGTGCGATTGCCTCCGTTGCCCAGCATACGGGATCTGGTCAAGCTGTACAAGCTGCAGGCCATGAAGCAGCTCAGCCAGAACTTTCTCATGGACGAGCGTCTAACGGACAAGATAGTCAAGTCGGCAGGTCGCATTGATTCCCGCGACATTGTCCTGGAGGTGGGTCCTGGCCCAGGTGGCATAACGCGTTCCATACTGCGTCGTCAGCCACAGCGTCTGATGCTTGTGGAGAAGGATGAGCGCTTTAAGgagacgctgctgctgctgcgggaATGTGCCCGTCCATTGGACATGCAGGTGGACATCTACCACGAGGACATCTTGCGCTTTAACATCGAGCAGCATGTGCCGGACACGGAGCAACGCATTCATTTGATTGGCAATCTGCCGTTTGCCATCTCGACGCGTCTCCTTATCAATTGGTATGCGGATTTGGCTGCACGACGCGGCGCCTTCCGGAGAAACGACACCTGCATGACGCTCACCTTCCAGAAGGAGGTGGCGGAACGCATTTGTGCGCAGTTAGGTAGTGAACAGCGCTGTCGTCTCTCCATCATGTCACAAATCTGGACGGAGCCGGTGCTAAAGTTTATCATCCCGGGCAAGGCGTTTGTGCCTAAGCCACAAGTGGATGTCGGTGTTGTCAAGGTGATCCCGCTTAAGCAGCCCAAAACACAGCTACCCTTTCCACTTGTGGAGCGCGTCATGCGTCACATCTTTAGCATGCGCCAGAAATACTGTCGTCGTGGCTACGGCACCTTATTGCCGCCGGAAGGACGCGAGGAGACAACACACAGACTCTTCCAGCTAGCTGATGTCCAGGATACGCTGCGTCCATTTGAGCTGTCTGTGGCCGAGTGTCTGCGTCTAGCCGACGTCTATGCCGAGCATCTGGTCACGCATCCCGAAGTCGCCACTTACAATTACCGTGGCCCAAAACAGACGGCCAATCCCGAGTGCCTGGACTGAATCAACGATTACGATTTCATCAACTTGTTCTTTATATTGTAATAAAGTGTATTACATAAGTAGTTCAGTAAATagaaactacaaaaaaattgtaaggCAACCCTTTTAAGGGAGTCATTGtaaattgcttataaaaaatgttgtacaaaatattgtgtgtatgtgtgtggacGGAATGTTGCTAAACGAGATTCGAGTAATAATTGAACTGTCGTTAATTCTAAGGCACTTTGGTACTACATTTAGTACGCCGTAGTTCAGTGAAAATGGAATGTGCTGAGGAGCAACAAGAGTATAACTGAGATTCCGGCCAGACCGCTGGCACCATTGCAGCGATGATCAaggaagcagaagcagaaagTTGTATCCGAAAAATAGTCACGTTTTACGTCGTGCTCCTTGGTCGTATGATTGACGTAGTGTGCGAGGCGCAAGTCCTTCGCTGCTGGACGGCAACCTTCGTATTTGTCAGCGGGTATATCTGTGCGGAAGCTCAAGGCGCTGAGGCAGTCGCGTGTGAATGTCTCCTGGGAACCACGTCGTTCGGTCACTTTGACGCAGATATCGTTGCTCTCGGGACATTGTTCACCTAGGAAGCCAATGCCTCGCCAGTTGAATTTCTCGGCGCAGCCTGGAGTGGCCGAAGTGCAGCGATAACACCAAATGGCAGCACCTGTTTaaagcaaattcaatttaagtaAGTCAATTTCACTTGATTAATGGAGCTCCCATATTTTgttctacttcttcttcttttgtttactttaattgATGATTCAGTTACGTACCTTCGTGTACAAATGCTGCGATTAGCAGCAGGATAGTGAGTGAGGCCAACGCTtgcattgtttattaatatacttcaataaattaaaaactttaaaacaaaaattatacaaataatattacacttttacaataaaaacaacgcCCAAACATGCGTATATCGGCCACAGATGTTATCGACTGTTGATTTATCGACTACCACCACCATTTACTCAGCACCAGAGCCAGAGTACAGTCAATAGTGTTGGCAAACGTTTTGAAGATAGCGCGCCAGCTTAAAAGCTCTTCTTGTTTGCTTGACTTATTCGAATAGTAAAaggctttgtttttgtttactgCTATTGCAACCAAATTTTGCAGTGTTGTGACTCagctcatttaaaaatttgtttgttttttttcacatAAGTTATTCATTTGGCATCAGTTTTGCGATTTTACCGCCATCTTCCGACACACATATTTTTGGAGTTTCCTACGAGTTGTCATGTGTATTTTTAGAGCTACgaaattaatatgcaaatcaGAGCTACAAAAAGGggtaaaaataaacttttgctCGTATTTGGTGATCgcttttaaagtatttttgttttatgtgtgGAATGTGCGATGCTTGCCAATTTAAAGGCCAACATGAATCAGCCGACGAAAAAAGGCGGCACTGCTAATTAAACGAGCCGCTAACAAAGTCCAAAAAGAGCGACAAGCGCGTAAGACCAGTGGATGTTGGTATTGAATCGTCACGCAAAGATAGATGCTCAAATATGGAAATGACGAAATATCTTCGTGGGGGCACAATTGAAAAAGGCTgcacaataattaaatttcatttgaatatataaatggtgttgtttatatttccgaatttttattattatgtttttgtttttttgttgtcgtttataacttaaaaactaaacaatttaTACAGTTAGTCACATTTGCAAATATCGCATACAgtgttttttgaataaatcaaaataaattaatatttaaaactaaaaaagatAATATGTTCACACATGAGATATGATTAAAGATCATCAAAGAGTTTTACaagaaattatgcaaattgtgttttttgttatttacaaattggaataataaataatttatgctttCTTAATGAATCATtcacacaaaataaacaaacaaacaaaactaactaatgcactcacactcatatacacacatacatactagAAAACTACgaatacattttatgtaaaatCACGTTTCAGGTTGAGGCCCCTCCCCCAGCTGGACCCCCGTTGGATCACTGGAAGACAGTCGCCTAGACGGAGACGACAAACTCCTTGCCGGTCTTAAAGTCGACGCACTTGAACTGCGGACAGCATTTGGGGAAGCTCCAGTTGAGGTCACTGGGAAGCTCCTCGCAGCCGGGCATCTCGATATAGGGACAGGTCTCGATATTGATCTGACGCGCCTCAATGTCGCACGTCATGGCGGCACAGATGCCCTTCGGCTTGTATTCCTTGTCGGGGAGCATGAAGCGTCTGGTCAGCTTATCGAAGCATTTGCCTGGATGCgctgtaaatatgtataaagaaGAATGTGAATGTTAATGTGAATCAGTTAAAGCGGAAGTTGTTTAactgttttgtattttctgttgttttgctttattaCATCTGCCTGcagtttttctttatgttgatatatttatgcacAAGGAAGTTAACTACAACTACGTTATGCAAAACCCACTCAAACTGCCATATcttgcaaaatatatatataattcctATAAATATCTGTAAGTATTTACCTTACTTTcaaaatgatttgttttttttctggcATGACTTGCCGAAAAGACTTAAGCAACAAACTTGCCAAAGACTCAAAGCACGAACTTGACAGTCATGACGAAACAGAATTGGAACCAAGTAAAAATACATTCAGTGCTATCTTGtggcatatttataaataaaaatctccAACTCTCAAGTGGTAATTGCAAACAATTGACtggcttttatttataacaatttgcCGCAAGCTGGAATTTGCCGTAACAGCAGCTGTCGAAGTTTTGATTAATGGTACTCCCCATTTGCCATTCAGGTCGTTGGCGGTACAATCTCAAAGACTTTGTACAttaatttcgatttatttatttttttgttttcttctttccttttttttgcactttaataaagaaattcgAGTGAACTCATCGCCTATTTTTAAGCGATATTTAGTCAGCATTTTGCAAGCTATTCCTGGCAGTAAACCCGGTCAATAAATGGACGACCTTCAGATAAACAAATCGAGAAACTATTTTATCAAGATCTGCTACGTTTTTGTAACACAAATCCGCATAGCTATGCAAATGATttgaaaaacaagaaaaagaaaaaaaaatcagcacATTTCTTATGCTAATTTTAGCAGATGcgaaaaacccaaaaaaccGAAATTCgtacaaagaaaaataacaaataactaatttagttgttgttgccaatttgGTTTTGCGCtgttcaaaatttgtttatctcTTTTTGACGTCAACgaaaacagcaaaacaaaatataaatcaaaatttatatgtatatacacgtaaaataaaaacaaaaaatgtatacattttttaatagagTCTGACGTCGATGGCAAACAGTTACAATTAAAAGTATAACAACtctttaaaaatcaacaaatcaaaaaagaaacgagAACTTTAAGCGTATGTAAAGAGACTATCCTCAACCTGTTCCATAAATCAATCAGAGAAACTGCCAACTGCTTTCAGCTTTATgcgatttttattgttgctaaaGGTCGTTTAAAGCATCTGACCATGTTTATGActgaaactaattaaaaacttaattaaaaagattCCAATTTAGTGACATATCGAGCTACCAGAGACACGCatatattccaattttttgttaaattaattgaaacaaaatcaacaatacTTTTAGATCATCACTCttatacatttcattttttaaatactaaccAGTATGAATGAGAGCAGGCTGAGAGTAAACAGCCGCTTCAGCAACGCAGACGATCAACGCGAGAGCAACACAAACTTTTTCCGCGAacattttgatatatataaatataataattttatatatattgttatctctgttattgtttgtatgtaaagacttttttaatttatttgtcacTAGCCGTAAACAGACGTAATTGTTTAGCTTACGCTTTGGTTTAAGATAGGGATTTGATTTTTGTAGAGCTTTGCACTGGGCACTTAACAGTCAGCAACTGAGGCTCAACGGCCAGCGACGCTCATATTTAAGTGCGCCAGCTCCAGCGACAGTCAGGGAGCTCAAGCTCTCGTACACTCTCTTCAACGCTagcgctctcgctc
This genomic interval carries:
- the LOC117788883 gene encoding uncharacterized protein LOC117788883, with the translated sequence MQALASLTILLLIAAFVHEGAAIWCYRCTSATPGCAEKFNWRGIGFLGEQCPESNDICVKVTERRGSQETFTRDCLSALSFRTDIPADKYEGCRPAAKDLRLAHYVNHTTKEHDVKRDYFSDTTFCFCFLDHRCNGASGLAGISVILLLLLSTFHFH
- the LOC117788881 gene encoding F-box only protein 32 translates to MAFISKDFRSPGEAWVKTEEGWERLKVLECGGKRKRHSSEGTEVGSTSEGEDEESGSMPPHYHITIRCTREIAGFNGLTEAVKRLDFRRSVRDRKRFHYICAFLLLVSNKGIASLPGSAQRQLLQMVEEVASHVNDSQQHPNVLRGLALKLEHIVNQENQKCWGKPLGSTYLWQEHVARIKRIQRVASQIEIREPDPEAKPKLHELPEECVREIILCIADHRDLESAAEAWETMAKLVSEQRIWRELSRFHFNERQINTILELDKIKLMGETKDWKQIYHQLRRTYGVNDDYQFAEVLALCRSCCCLFWPSDGHPCIVDQSPDYKQRVEEAGGQLALAQPVPPAQFLKYFSL
- the LOC117788882 gene encoding dimethyladenosine transferase 1, mitochondrial, with amino-acid sequence MSQATARILKSGVRLPPLPSIRDLVKLYKLQAMKQLSQNFLMDERLTDKIVKSAGRIDSRDIVLEVGPGPGGITRSILRRQPQRLMLVEKDERFKETLLLLRECARPLDMQVDIYHEDILRFNIEQHVPDTEQRIHLIGNLPFAISTRLLINWYADLAARRGAFRRNDTCMTLTFQKEVAERICAQLGSEQRCRLSIMSQIWTEPVLKFIIPGKAFVPKPQVDVGVVKVIPLKQPKTQLPFPLVERVMRHIFSMRQKYCRRGYGTLLPPEGREETTHRLFQLADVQDTLRPFELSVAECLRLADVYAEHLVTHPEVATYNYRGPKQTANPECLD
- the LOC117788884 gene encoding uncharacterized protein LOC117788884; translation: MFAEKVCVALALIVCVAEAAVYSQPALIHTAHPGKCFDKLTRRFMLPDKEYKPKGICAAMTCDIEARQINIETCPYIEMPGCEELPSDLNWSFPKCCPQFKCVDFKTGKEFVVSV
- the LOC117788885 gene encoding cytochrome c oxidase assembly factor 3, mitochondrial, with translation MSASEQAPKIKYGETAPKLDKAQLQFMKLIEEQNLDRVQKLKRVRRNNLLTAGALGLSVLAIYGYSIFSVQQEKFLDDFEEPKKVTTN